From a single Capsicum annuum cultivar UCD-10X-F1 chromosome 12, UCD10Xv1.1, whole genome shotgun sequence genomic region:
- the LOC107849785 gene encoding transcription factor bHLH61, which produces MENYSENGFLLDELLAFRSDLWETYFPTEKNSNINFYCNSSYDYFGENPYPIPLFPSTTHSNITTTSFEDYHNNFSIDQSQNYSLLSDFYSTQLVHEFSPVELTDSSNNWLDTPTPTFTSQLQDFSSILDNLEVGHFACKLERTQSTESTTIAPIFNIGNSLCPEKKAKTKKANGEPSKNLMAERRRRKRLNGRLSMLRSIVPKISNMYRTSILADTIEYTKELIEKINNLQQEMELGPNQLSLMSIFKNEKPIEMFLRNSPKFNVERRNMDTIVEINCAGKSSLLLSTLAALDSSGLEPQQCVISCFNDFAMHASCSEEMDQRGLANPEEIKQALFRNAGYAGKCL; this is translated from the exons ATGGAAAATTATAGTGAGAATGGATTTTTATTAGATGAATTACTTGCTTTTAGAAGTGAtttatgggaaacatattttcCCACAGAAAAGAATAGTAATATTAATTTCTATTGTAACAGTAGTTATGATTATTTTGGGGAAAATCCTTATCCCATTCCTCTCTTTCCTTCTACTACTCATTCTAATATAACCACCACTTCTTTTGAAGACTACCACAACAATTTTTCAATTGACCAAAGTCAAAATTATTCATTACTTAGTGATTTTTATAGCACACAATTAGTGCATGAGTTTTCTCCAGTAGAACTCACTGATTCTTCCAACAATTGGTTGGACACTCCTACTCCAACTTTCACTTCCCAATTACAAGATTTCTCATCAATCTTGGACAATCTTGAAGTTGGACATTTTGCTTGTAAATTGGAGAGAACTCAATCAACTGAATCAACAACTATAGCACCTATTTTCAACATTGGTAATTCGCTGTGCCCTGAAAAGAAGGCCAAAACAAAGAAGGCAAATGGTGAGCCTTCTAAGAATCTAATGGCAGAAAGAAGGAGAAGGAAACGTCTCAATGGTCGTCTTTCAATGTTGAGATCAATTGTTCCCAAAATTAGCAAC ATGTACAGAACGTCAATCCTTGCGGACACTATAGAATACACGAAGGAGCTTATTGAGAAGATCAACAATTTGCAACAAGAAATGGAATTAGGGCCAAATCAACTTAGCTTGATGAGCATTTTCAAGAACGAAAAGCCCATTGAAATGTTTCTCAGAAATTCACCTAAG TTTAATGTGGAAAGGAGGAATATGGATACAATAGTGGAGATTAATTGTGCAGGGAAATCAAGTCTTTTGCTATCAACATTGGCAGCACTTGACTCCTCAGGCCTAGAACCTCAACAATGTGTTATAAGTTGTTTCAATGATTTTGCAATGCATGCTTCTTGTTCTGAg gaAATGGACCAAAGAGGACTTGCAAATCCAGAAGAAATAAAGCAGGCACTATTTAGAAATGCTGGATATGCAGGAAAATGTCTCTAG